The genomic interval CGGGGTGACCGGCGGTGCCGCAAAAGGTATCCTTCTTGGTTCTCTCATCGGCATTGTCGAGGACAGCATTTCCGGCGGCATCATAGGGCCGAACCTCCTTGGAAAAGGGATGGTCGGCTTTTTCTCGTCCGTCATGGCGGGCGGCCTGTTCCGGTGGACACCGCTCCTGGGGCTGCTCATCATCTCGAGCCTCACCGTGCTTGACGGGTTTGTCGTCTTCTTCTCGAGGATGTTCTACTCGTCGCTGTCCGTTCCTCCTCATCGGGTCTTTCTCACCGTTGTGATTCAGGGACTGATTAATGCATTGG from Thermodesulfovibrionales bacterium carries:
- the mreD gene encoding rod shape-determining protein MreD, with protein sequence MRHVALFIAVLVSFVLQTRVRIFGVPPELTVIVVYYIGVTGGAAKGILLGSLIGIVEDSISGGIIGPNLLGKGMVGFFSSVMAGGLFRWTPLLGLLIISSLTVLDGFVVFFSRMFYSSLSVPPHRVFLTVVIQGLINALAGIFIKPEHAD